GTGCACCACCACCTCCGCGCCCGCCATGGCCGCGTCCAGTCCGCTGCCGTCCCGCAGGTCGACGGGGAATTCGGGGGAGTGCCGGCTCAGCACCCGGACCTCGTGGCCCTGGTCGCGCAGCCGGGTGACGACCAGCGCCCCGAGATTGCCGGTGCCGCCGGTGACGAGGATCGTGCTCATGGTGGGGGTCCTTCCTTGCCGGAGTGCCTACTCCCAGGAGACAGAACAGCCCGCCGGAATGTGACGGCCCTCGTGAGGAAACGCGCGAGGACCCGGTGGCCGCCGGGCCACCGGGTCCTCACATCCGTTCAGGACATCCGTTCAGGACATCCGTTCAGGGCAGGTCAGCAGGCGCCCTGGTCCTTCCAGACGCCCCACTCGCCGGTGGTGCCGGGCTCCTCGTTCTGCGTCCACCACTGGGCCTTCCAGTTGCGGCCCTTGTGCGAGACCACGTTCCCGCTGTTGTAGACCGTGCCCGCCACGTACGCCGGGTTGGTGCAGGTCCCGCCCGGAGGCGTGGTCGGCGGCGTCGTCGGGGGCGTGGTCGGGGGCGTGGTGGGGGGAGTGGTCGGGGGCTGGGTGCCGCCGGGCTCCGTCACCGTGGTGCCGCGCGCCAGGTCCCCGGCGAGGGCGTAGGTGGTGCCGGAGACGTTCACCGTCCAGTTGGAGGGCGTGGACACCGGCAGGTAGTAGTTGAAGGCCAGGTCGACCGAGGCGCCCGGGGCCAGCGTCTGCCAGGCCGGGAGCTTCAGGGAGACCCGCTGGAAGTCGCCCTTCAGGCCACCGATGTTGTTGCCGGTGTGGCCGGTGGCGATCACCTTCGTGCCGAAGCCGGACTGGTCCGAGGCGTTGGCCGGGGCCGAGGTGCCGTAGTCGAACTGGAACTCGGTGCCGCCGGGCAGCGTCGTCTTCGTGTTGTTGGTGATCTTGAGCTTCGGGGTGATCGGGTAGTTGGAGTCGCCCAGCTTGAACTCGGTGAACTCCGTCTTGATGTCCACGGCCTGCGCGGGCAGGGCGGCGCCCGCCTTCTTCGCGCCGTACGGGGAGGCCGCCTTGAACTTGTCGTACATCAGCGAGGTGAGCGTGTCGCCCATCTCGTACTGGCCCTTGGCCGCGTTGTAGGAGTAGTCGCCGGCCAGCTCCCACACCATCGTGCCGCCGATGCCCTTGTTCACCACGTAGTCGGCCTTGGCGGCCACCGACTGCTCGTCCTCCGTCGACAGGAAGACCTTCTTCTGCGCGTTCCACAGCCACGGCGCCACCAGCGTGGAGTCGTACTTGCGGGCGTAGCTGCCGGTCAGCGTGGTGTTCGCGGGGAAGCCGTACTTGGTGACGTAGTCGCCGACGACACCCTTCTCCAGGTTCTTCGCGTGCCACATCGGGTTCGAGCCCGCCGGGGACTCGACGCCGTTGGTGTCCAGGTCGTGCCACAGGTTGTCGATGCCGACCGCACCGTCACCGCACTTGGTCAGACCGGCGCCCGCCGGGCAGCTGGTGGCGGGGGCCTTGCCCCACAGGCCGTCCGTGCCGCCCTGCACGTTCTTGAAGCCGCGGGTGTAGTACGGCAGGCCGATGTTGATCCGGCCCGAGGGCATCGAACCGCGGAAGTAGTGGTACGCCCAGTCGGTGTTGAGGTAGCCGACACCGCCGTACTGGGAGGTGGAGTAGACGCCCGCGGCCGCCAGTTCGGCGTCCTTGCCGTCGTCGAAGAGGGAGGCGTTGGGGCCGACGTACTCGTTCCAGGCGCCGTGCAGGTCGTAGGACATGATGTTGACGTAGTCCAGGTACTTCTGCATCTGGAACGTCTCCATGCCCCGCAGCAGGTAGCCGGAGGAGGGGGCGGCGACGGAGAGCAGGTAGTGCTTGCCGTCGGCGGCGCCGGCGCGGTCGAGCTTCTCGCGCAGCGTCCTCATCAGGACGTCGTAGCCCTTGACCAGTCCGGCGCGGCGGGCGTTGGACAGCTGCCAGTCCAGCGGGTTGCCCGCGTCCTTCATGGTGGTCGGGTACTCGTAGTCGATGTCGACGCCGTTGAAGCCGTACTTGCGGACGAACTCCACCGAGGAGTCCGCGAAGGTGTCGATGCCGGCCTGGTTGACCGAGCCGTCGGCGTTGGTGGCCATCGAGTAGAACCCGCCGGAGGCGACCCGGTTGCCGTCGTCGCCGAAGTAGCCGCCGGTCTCGGCCCAGCCGCCGACCGAGACGAGCGTCTTGACGTTCGGGTACTGCTTCTTGAATTTGTTCAGCAGGTTGAAGTGGCCCTTGTACGGGAGGGCCGGGTCCATCTCGGCGCCCGCGACTCCTGGCCAGGTCATCCCGGTGGCGGCGTTGTTCGCGTTGTCCGCCCCGACCGAGATCTTGTTGTCGGCGCCGACGTGGGCGAAGGCGTAGTTCAGGTGCGTGACCTTGGACCACGGGACGTTGTTGGCGAGGTAGGCGGGGGTGCCGTCCTTGCCGGTGCGCCAGCCGGTGAAGTAGCCGATGACGCGGCGCTGGTGGTCGGCGCCCATCTTCTCGCGGCCTTCGGAGTCGTAGACCGAGCAGTACGGGACGTCGACACCGGTCGTCTTGTACAGCCCGTCGGGGCGACAGCTTTCGTTGTCGGCGGCATGGGAGACGCCGGTGGAGAGCCCGCCGACCAGCATTCCGGCGATTGCGGCGCCGGATGCCAGGAGCATCGCTCTCATACGTGTGGGGGACGGCATGGTGCCTCCTGGGGAGGGGAGGATGGCAGGGCCAACGTGCGGCAACAGGCGGAAGAGTGGCGCTGGTTGGCCCGTGACGTGCGCACGTCGGCAGGCCGGCTCCCGGGGAAGATGAAGGGAACGTTAAGAGGACTAGACCAAACCGTCAATAGGTCTGGACCAAAGCCGGGCGGGGAGGGATCGCGACACCGTTGGCGCAATAGGGGCGCTCAAGAACGGCCGGTCTGTGAGCCAGGCCACAGCGCTTCACTCGCATGGCCGCCGATCACCCGTGGCACACTGGCCCTAGTACCAGTAGCAGCGCACTCCGGGGTCGGTGTAATTCCGAACCGGCGGTATAGTCCGCGACCCGTCCGCAGCCAGCGGCCGGTTGACCAGGTGAAATTCCTGGACCGACGGTTAAAGTCCGGATGGGAGGCAGTGCGCGGCGGGCCAGTCACCGGTACGCCGCCGTCGGCGGTCCATCGGCGTATCCCCAGCGGATACGTGTCGGACGGACCGTATCTCCGGCCTCGGCGTCCCCGCGTGTGCTCACCCGCTTCATCTGTCGTATCCCGACAGGCCCCGGAGTCCGTGCCCGATGAGGCAGGAGGACCCGGTGGCGACACACGCCGCGCACGCAGCATCCGACCCGAGCGCCACCGCCATGCGCCGGGCCATCGAGCTCGCCGCCCGCGGACTCGGCTCCACCAGCCCCAACCCCGTCGTCGGCTGCGTCATCACCGACCCCACGGGCGCCGTCGTCGGCGAAGGCTGGCACCAGCGGGCCGGCGGCCCCCACGCCGAGGTCCACGCCCTGCGCGCGGCAGGCGAGGCCGCCCGCGGCGGCACCGCCTACGTCACCCTCGAACCCTGCAACCACACGGGCCGTACGGGCCCCTGCGCCCGCGCCCTCATCGAGGCCGGCATCACCCGCGTGGTCTACGCCGTCTCCGACCCGAACCCGCAGGCCAGCGGCGGCGGAGCCACCCTGCGCGCCGCCGGGATCGCCACCGAGGCCGGACTCCTCGCCGACGAGGCCGAACAGGGCAACGCCGCCTGGCTGACCTCCGTACGCCTGGGCCGCCCGCACGTCACCTGGAAGTACGCCGCCACCCTCGACGGCCGCAGCGCCGCCGAGGACGGCAGCAGCCGCTGGATCACCTCCCCCGAGTCCCGCGCCGACGTCCACCGGCTGCGCGCCGAGGCCGACGCCGTCCTCGTCGGCGGCGGCACCCTGCGCGCCGACGACCCCCACCTGGCCGTCCGCGGCATCGATGGGGCCGTCCAGCCGCTGCGCGTCGCCCTCGACACCCGCGCCGGCCTCCCGCCGGCCGCCCGCATCCTCGACGACGCCGCGCCCACCCTGCTCGTCACCGGCGAGGACGCCGACACCCGGCACCTGCCCGGCACCGACGTGCTCCGGCTGCCCCTGCACGACGGCCGCGTCGCCGTCGGCGAACTCCTCGAGCAGCTGTACGCCCGCGGCGTGCGCTCCGTCCTCCTCGAAGGCGGCCCCACCCTCGCCGGGTCCTTCCTGGAGGCCGGGGCGGTCGACCGCGTCGTCGGCTACATCGCCCCGGCCCTCCTCGGCGCCGGACCCGCCGCCCTCGCGGGCGCCGGCATCACGAACATCGCCCACGCGGTCCGCCTCGAGATCACCGAGGCCGTCCGCACCGGCACCGATCTGCGCATCACCGCCGTACCCGTCCACGCCGTCCCCGCCAACGCCCCCAAGGAGCACTGAGTGTTCACCGGAATCGTCGAAGAACTGGGCGAGGTCACCGCCGTCGAGCAGCTCGCCGAGGCCTCCCGCTTCCGCCTGCGCGGCCCCGTCGTGACCGAAGGCGCCAAGCACGGCGACTCGATCGCCGTCAACGGCGTCTGCCTGACCGTGGTGGAGACCGCCGACGGCGAGTTCACCGCCGACGTCATGCAGGAGACCCTCAACCGCTCCAGCCTCGGCGCACTGGCCGAGGGCTCCCGGGTCAACCTGGAGCGCCCCATGGCCCTCGGCGGACGGCTCGGCGGCCACCTGGTGCAGGGACACGTGGACGGCACCGGCCGGATCCTCTCGCGCACCCCCTCGGAGCACTGGGAGATCGTCAAGGTCTCGCTCCCGGAGAACCTCGCACGGTACGTCGTGGAGAAGGGCTCCATCACGGTGGACGGCGTCAGCCTCACCGTGGTCGAGGCCGCCGCCGACTACTTCACCATCAGCCTCATCCCCACCACCCTCGCGCTAACCACCCTCGGCATCAAGCAGAGCGGCGACCCGGTCAACCTCGAGGTCGACGTCCTCGCGAAGTACGTCGAGCGCCTGCTGGCCGCCGGTGTGAACCCCCTCCACGCGAAGGAGACCGACCAGTGACCGCCCTGACCTGGCTCAACGCCGAGGCCTTCGAGGTCTTCGGCCAGAAGGTCATCTGGTCCGACATGATCGGCAACCTGATGGGCCTGGCCGCCCTCGCCCTCGGCTGGCGCCGCTCCATATGGACCTGGCCCGCCCAGCTCCTCTCCGGCCTGATCCTGGTCGCCGCCTACGCCTCCGCCCACCTCGCGGGCGGCATCGGCAAGCAGCTCCTCGTGATCTCCGTCGCCGTCTGGGGCTGGCGCGCCTGGCAGCTCGGCCGCCGCAGCGCCCAGGACGGCTCCATCGCCGTGCGCACCGCCACCTGGAAGGAACGCGGACTGCTCCTCGCCGGAGCGGCGGCCGGCACCCTCGCCGTCGGCGGCCTGTTCACCGTCTACCCGAACCTGTCCTGGAGCCCGTGGGCCGACGCCTACATCTTCGTCGGCACGATCGTGGCGATGGTGGCCCAGGCCCGGGGCCTCGTCGAGTTCTGGTTCGCCTGGCTCCTCGTCGACCTCGTCGGCGTCCCCCTCGCCTTCAACAGCGGCCTGGCCTTCTCCGGCCTCGTCTACGTCGTCTACTTCGCGCTCGTCCTGTGGGGCGCCTACGACTGGTACCAGCGCTCGCGCACCACCCCCGCCACGGCCCTCGAAGGAGCAACGGCATGACCACCATCCTCAAGCCCGTGCCGGACCCGGCCGAGCCCGCCGCGCAGGAGACCTTCCGCCTCGACCCCGTCGAGCAGGCCATCCGCGACATCGCCGCGGGCCGCCCCGTGGTCGTCGTCGACGACGAGGACCGCGAGAACGAGGGCGACCTCGTCATCGCCGCCGAGAAGGCCACCCCCGAGATCGTCGCGTTCATGATGAGCGAGTGCCGCGGCCTGATCTGCGCCCCGATGGAGGGCCCCGAGCTGGAGCGCCTGGAGCTCCCGCAGATGGTCCAGAACAACACCGAGTCGATGAAGACCGCCTTCACCGTCTCCGTCGACGCGAGCGCCGAGCACGGCGTCACCACCGGCATCTCCGCCGCCGACCGCGCCACCACCCTGCGCCTCCTGGCCAACGGCACCTCCGGGGCCGGCGACTTCGTCCGCCCCGGCCACATCTTCCCGCTGCGCGCCAAGCCCGGCGGCGTACTGGTCCGCAACGGCCACACCGAGGCCGCCGTCGACCTCGCCCGCCTCGCGGGCCTGCGCCCCGCCGGCGCCATCGTGGAGATCGCCGGCGAGGACGGGGTCATGCTGCGGCTGCCCGAGCTGATCCCCTTCGCCCGCAAGCACGGCCTGACGATCATCTCCATCGAGGACCTGATCGCCTACCGCCGCTCCGCCGAGCCCACCGTGCGCCGCGAGGCCGAGGTCAGCCTGCCGACCGCCTTCGGCGCGTTCACGGCGTACGGCTACCGCTCCACCGCCGACGGGGTCGAGCACGTCGCGCTCGTCCACGGAGAGGTCGGCGACGGCAAGGACGTCCTGGTCCGGATGCACTCCGAATGCCTGACCGGCGACATCTTCGCCTCCCAGCGCTGCGACTGCGGCCCCCAGCTGCACGCCTCCATGGAGCGCATCAAGGCCGAGGGCCGCGGCGTGGTCGTCTACCTGCGCGGCCACGAGGGCCGCGGCATCGGACTGCTGTCCAAGCTGCGCGCCTACGAACTCCAGGAGCGCGGCCGCGACACCCTGGACGCCAACCTGGAACTCGGCCTGCCCGCCGACGCCCGGGACTACGGGGCCGGCGCCCAGATCCTCGCCGACCTCGGCGTCCGCAGCGTCCGGCTGCTCACCAACAACCCCGACAAGGCCGACGCCCTCGTCCAGCACGGCATCGCCGTCGCCGGCCGGGAGCCGATGCCCGTCGAGGCCGGCGAGCACAACCTGCGGTACCTGCGCACCAAGCGGGACCGGATGGGCCACGACCTGCCCTGGCTGGAGGGGGCCGTGCCCACCTCCGCCTGCGGCAACCAGTGACCACGTACACCCACCACACCCAGACACACCGAGGAGCAGAGCTGTGAGCGGCAAGGGCGCACCCGAACTGAGCGTGAAGAACTGCGGCAACCTCCGGGTGGCCGTGATCGCGGCCCAGTGGCACGAGAAGGTCATGGACGGGCTGGTCGACGGCGCCCTGCGGGCCCTGCACGAGCTGGGCATCGACGAGCCCACCCTGCTGCGCGTCCCCGGCAGCTTCGAGCTCCCGGTCGTGGCGAAGGTACTGGCCGGTCGCGGTTACGATGCCATCGTCGCCCTCGGCGTGGTCATCCGCGGCGGCACCCCGCACTTCGACTACGTCTGCCAGGGCGTCACCCAGGGCCTGGTGCAGGTGTCGATCGACACCGGAGTCCCCGTCGGCTTCGGCGTCCTGACCTGCGACAACGACGAGCAGGCGCTGGACCGCGCCGGACTCGAGGGGTCGAACGAGGACAAGGGGCACGAAGCGGTCACCGCCGCCGTCTCCACCGCCATGACCCTGCGGACCGTCAGCGAACCCTGGCGCTAGTCCAAGGAGTGAACCCCGACACTGGGTCACGGGGCTGAGCCCTTACTCTAGGGACATCATGGCGAACAAACCCACCAAGAGTTTCGAAGAGCTCTTCACCGAGCTCCAGCTCAAGGCCGCCAACGGCGACCCCAGTTCCTCCCGCACCGCCGAGCTCGTGGGCAAGGGCGTCCATGCCATCGGCAAGAAGGTCGTCGAGGAGGCCGCCGAGGTCTGGATGGCCGCCGAGTACGAGGGCAAGGAAGCCGCCGCCGAGGAGATCTCCCAGCTGCTCTACCACGTCCAGGTGATGATGGTGGCGCGCGGGATCTCCCTCGAGGACGTCTACGCGCACCTCTAGGCCGGAGCTCCGCCCCCGGGGCCCCCGCCCCGCACCCACCTTTCGCAACCTACGCACCAAAGGAAGCCCATGCTGCGCATCGCCGTCCCCAACAAGGGTTCACTCTCCGGACCGGCGTCGGCGATGCTCCATGAGGCCGGCTACCGCCAGCGCAAGGAGTCCAAGGAACTCGTCACGGTCGACCCCGACAACGAGGTCGAGTTCTTCTACCTCCGCCCGAAGGACATCGCGATCTACGTCGCCTCGGGCAAGCTGGACATCGGCATCACCGGCCGCGACCTGCTGCTGGACTCCGGCGCCAACGCCGAGGAGATCCTGCCGCTGAACTTCGGCCGCTCCACCTTCCGCTACGCCACCAAGCCCGGCACCGCGAAGGGCCCCGAGGACTTCGGCGGCATGACCATCGCGACCTCGTACGAGGGAATCGTCGGCAAGCACCTCGCCGACCTCGGCATCGACGCCGCCGTCGTCCACCTGGACGGCGCCGTCGAGACCGCCATCGAGCTCGGCGTCGCGCAGGTCATCGCCGACGTCGTCGAGACCGGCACCAGCCTGCGCAACGCGGGCCTGGAGGTCATCGGCGAGCCGATCCTGACCTCCGAGGCCGTGGTCATCCGCGGCAACGGCGCCGGCGCCGAGAACGCGCAGGCCCAGCAGTTCCTGCGCCGCCTCCAGGGCGTCCTGGTGGCCCGCAGCTACGTGATGATGGAC
The Streptomyces sp. NBC_00091 genome window above contains:
- a CDS encoding chitinase C-terminal domain-containing protein; this translates as MPSPTRMRAMLLASGAAIAGMLVGGLSTGVSHAADNESCRPDGLYKTTGVDVPYCSVYDSEGREKMGADHQRRVIGYFTGWRTGKDGTPAYLANNVPWSKVTHLNYAFAHVGADNKISVGADNANNAATGMTWPGVAGAEMDPALPYKGHFNLLNKFKKQYPNVKTLVSVGGWAETGGYFGDDGNRVASGGFYSMATNADGSVNQAGIDTFADSSVEFVRKYGFNGVDIDYEYPTTMKDAGNPLDWQLSNARRAGLVKGYDVLMRTLREKLDRAGAADGKHYLLSVAAPSSGYLLRGMETFQMQKYLDYVNIMSYDLHGAWNEYVGPNASLFDDGKDAELAAAGVYSTSQYGGVGYLNTDWAYHYFRGSMPSGRINIGLPYYTRGFKNVQGGTDGLWGKAPATSCPAGAGLTKCGDGAVGIDNLWHDLDTNGVESPAGSNPMWHAKNLEKGVVGDYVTKYGFPANTTLTGSYARKYDSTLVAPWLWNAQKKVFLSTEDEQSVAAKADYVVNKGIGGTMVWELAGDYSYNAAKGQYEMGDTLTSLMYDKFKAASPYGAKKAGAALPAQAVDIKTEFTEFKLGDSNYPITPKLKITNNTKTTLPGGTEFQFDYGTSAPANASDQSGFGTKVIATGHTGNNIGGLKGDFQRVSLKLPAWQTLAPGASVDLAFNYYLPVSTPSNWTVNVSGTTYALAGDLARGTTVTEPGGTQPPTTPPTTPPTTPPTTPPTTPPGGTCTNPAYVAGTVYNSGNVVSHKGRNWKAQWWTQNEEPGTTGEWGVWKDQGAC
- the ribD gene encoding bifunctional diaminohydroxyphosphoribosylaminopyrimidine deaminase/5-amino-6-(5-phosphoribosylamino)uracil reductase RibD, with the translated sequence MRRAIELAARGLGSTSPNPVVGCVITDPTGAVVGEGWHQRAGGPHAEVHALRAAGEAARGGTAYVTLEPCNHTGRTGPCARALIEAGITRVVYAVSDPNPQASGGGATLRAAGIATEAGLLADEAEQGNAAWLTSVRLGRPHVTWKYAATLDGRSAAEDGSSRWITSPESRADVHRLRAEADAVLVGGGTLRADDPHLAVRGIDGAVQPLRVALDTRAGLPPAARILDDAAPTLLVTGEDADTRHLPGTDVLRLPLHDGRVAVGELLEQLYARGVRSVLLEGGPTLAGSFLEAGAVDRVVGYIAPALLGAGPAALAGAGITNIAHAVRLEITEAVRTGTDLRITAVPVHAVPANAPKEH
- a CDS encoding riboflavin synthase encodes the protein MFTGIVEELGEVTAVEQLAEASRFRLRGPVVTEGAKHGDSIAVNGVCLTVVETADGEFTADVMQETLNRSSLGALAEGSRVNLERPMALGGRLGGHLVQGHVDGTGRILSRTPSEHWEIVKVSLPENLARYVVEKGSITVDGVSLTVVEAAADYFTISLIPTTLALTTLGIKQSGDPVNLEVDVLAKYVERLLAAGVNPLHAKETDQ
- a CDS encoding nicotinamide mononucleotide transporter family protein, whose translation is MTALTWLNAEAFEVFGQKVIWSDMIGNLMGLAALALGWRRSIWTWPAQLLSGLILVAAYASAHLAGGIGKQLLVISVAVWGWRAWQLGRRSAQDGSIAVRTATWKERGLLLAGAAAGTLAVGGLFTVYPNLSWSPWADAYIFVGTIVAMVAQARGLVEFWFAWLLVDLVGVPLAFNSGLAFSGLVYVVYFALVLWGAYDWYQRSRTTPATALEGATA
- a CDS encoding bifunctional 3,4-dihydroxy-2-butanone-4-phosphate synthase/GTP cyclohydrolase II, translated to MTTILKPVPDPAEPAAQETFRLDPVEQAIRDIAAGRPVVVVDDEDRENEGDLVIAAEKATPEIVAFMMSECRGLICAPMEGPELERLELPQMVQNNTESMKTAFTVSVDASAEHGVTTGISAADRATTLRLLANGTSGAGDFVRPGHIFPLRAKPGGVLVRNGHTEAAVDLARLAGLRPAGAIVEIAGEDGVMLRLPELIPFARKHGLTIISIEDLIAYRRSAEPTVRREAEVSLPTAFGAFTAYGYRSTADGVEHVALVHGEVGDGKDVLVRMHSECLTGDIFASQRCDCGPQLHASMERIKAEGRGVVVYLRGHEGRGIGLLSKLRAYELQERGRDTLDANLELGLPADARDYGAGAQILADLGVRSVRLLTNNPDKADALVQHGIAVAGREPMPVEAGEHNLRYLRTKRDRMGHDLPWLEGAVPTSACGNQ
- the ribH gene encoding 6,7-dimethyl-8-ribityllumazine synthase; amino-acid sequence: MSGKGAPELSVKNCGNLRVAVIAAQWHEKVMDGLVDGALRALHELGIDEPTLLRVPGSFELPVVAKVLAGRGYDAIVALGVVIRGGTPHFDYVCQGVTQGLVQVSIDTGVPVGFGVLTCDNDEQALDRAGLEGSNEDKGHEAVTAAVSTAMTLRTVSEPWR
- a CDS encoding phosphoribosyl-ATP diphosphatase; translated protein: MANKPTKSFEELFTELQLKAANGDPSSSRTAELVGKGVHAIGKKVVEEAAEVWMAAEYEGKEAAAEEISQLLYHVQVMMVARGISLEDVYAHL
- the hisG gene encoding ATP phosphoribosyltransferase; amino-acid sequence: MLRIAVPNKGSLSGPASAMLHEAGYRQRKESKELVTVDPDNEVEFFYLRPKDIAIYVASGKLDIGITGRDLLLDSGANAEEILPLNFGRSTFRYATKPGTAKGPEDFGGMTIATSYEGIVGKHLADLGIDAAVVHLDGAVETAIELGVAQVIADVVETGTSLRNAGLEVIGEPILTSEAVVIRGNGAGAENAQAQQFLRRLQGVLVARSYVMMDYDCRAEHLERAVALTPGLESPTISPLHNEGWVAVRAMVPAKEAQRIMDDLYELGARAILTTSIHACRL